In the genome of Pirellulales bacterium, the window CGCCACGGTCCATCGGCTCGGTGAGCCCTTCACCGACTACAAGGGCTACTCGCCACGCGACAAGATCATCGCCACGCATCCCCTGCTTTCCGATCTGGAGATGCTCGCCCGGCCACCAGAGCCTAACCCCTGGCACGCGGCGATTGATGGCGCGCGCGAATTGCGAGTCGAGGCGGGCAAGAACCTCACCTTCGTCACGCGCTCGCTAACTGCCAGGCCCGGCGAGCCCATCAAGCTGGTCTTTGCCAATCCCGATGTCGTGCCGCACAACTGGGTGCTTGTTCGGCCAGGGTCGCTCCCCCGCGTGGGCGATCTGGTCAATCGGCTAGTCGCCGATCCCGAAGCCGCGCGACGACACTACGTTCCCCAGTCAGACGATGTGCTTGCCTACACCGACATTGTCCCACCGACTCAAGAGTTTGTGATCTACTTCCACGCGCCGCGGCAGCCCGGCCAATATCCCTTCCTTTGCTCGTTTCCGGGGCATTGGATGGTGATGAATGGTCTGCTCAGCGTTGCAGCAGAGTAAACTCACGCCGCTCCGACCAGCGGCAAGGCAGGGCAGGGGGGGCCGCGCAGCGCGCGCTTCAATTGGCCTTCGGCCCGATCGCGTACAGTGCGTCAACGCCGCGCAACAGCAGCAGGTCGCCGGCCACCGCCACGCTCGACCAAAAGGTGTCGTCCAGTTTGTTGGTGTCAAGCACCTTCAGTTCCGGTCCCGGCGCCAACACAAAGGTCTGGCCGTCCTCATCGAGACAGAACACTTTGCCGTCGTATCCCCAGGGAGACGAGGTAAAACTCCTGGCGCCGTCGATCCGTTGGCGGTAATGCTCCTTGCCGGTCGCCGCGTCATAGCAACCGACGATGCCGCCCCCTTGATCCAGGATGTACAGGCAGTTTTCATACAAGAGCGGCGAGGCCATGGGCGGCCCCGAACGCTGAATCTTCCACGCCACTCCGGCGTTGGAAGTTTCTTCTTTGCCAATCGAAATGTCGCCGCTGGCGCCCGCCTTCACCGCGACCAATGGCCCCAGTCCGCCAGGCCCTCCGCCAACGCCAAGATACAACAACTCGTCGCTGGCGACCGGCGTCGCCGAGCAGCGGCCCCGCACGCCCGCCATTTCCCACAGCAACTTGCCGTCAGCCGGGTCATAACCCCGCATCTGGCGCCCGCCAGCCGTCACCAGTTCGGTGCGCGCCTTGTTCTTCCAAATGAACGGCGTCGACCAGTTTGATTTTTCCTCGCGCTCCACGCGCCACAATTCATCGCCGCTGCGCTTGTCGAGCGCCACCAGAAACGACTCGCGCTCGTTGTCGCATTGAATGAATAGCCGATCTTCGTAAAGCGCCGGCGAGCTACCGGTCCCCCAGCCAAACATCATCGGAAAATTACCCAGGTCCTTCTTCCACAGCAGCTTGCCCTCCATGTCGTAGCAATACAGTCCGGTCATGCCAAAGTAGGCGTACACGCGTTCGCCGTCGGTGACGGGCGTCTCCGAGGCGTAGGTGTTCGTCCGATGGATCGGCAACGTCGGCTTGCCTTCGTGCGCCGTTTGATCCCACAGCACCTTGCCTGTCTTTCGATCCAGGCACAGCACATGCCATTGAAACACCTTGTCGGACTGTCCGACGCTGCCATGCGGATTTCCTCGCCCAGAGCGTTCGCGCGGCTTGTCGGCTTTGCTATCGGCCTTGGTCTCTGGATCGTCGGCGGCGGACTTCGGCGTGGTAGCTTCGCTGCGGCTTCCCGCGCGCCGGCCGCCTCCCGCCTGACCCACCGCCGGCATCGACTGATCTTCGGTCACCGCAGTCGTCAAATAGATGCGGTCGCCCCAGGCGATCGGCTGCGACCACGCCGCCCCGGGCAGATCGACCTTCCAGGCAATGTTCTGGTTCGGCCCCCAATCGGTCGCCAGATGCGTACCCTCGGGCAGTCCGGCCGCATTGGGTCCGCGAAACTGCGGCCAGTTCTCGGCCAGCGCCGGCAGCGTGACCAGGCTCAATAGCGCCACTGTTGCGACAGCAATGCGAGACGGCATGAAAAGTCCCTTGAACAAGCTCATGAGAGTTAGGCCAAACTACCTGAACACCACCGCGCCGGCGAAGTTCTGCTTGTAGGCGCGTCAACTCTTGGCCGGCTTCAATACCAAAGTGTTCACTGTCTTCCCGGGCAAGAAAGGGGTCTTCTCGCCATGCGCCCAAGCGGCGTGCCCGTCTCCATAGTGAGGCGATAGCGGATGCCCGCTCTGACCGCACGGCATGTGAAAATAGCCTTCGCTCTCGCGTCCGGGAGACACCGCCATCCGCTGCGACGCGCCGGCACTTTGCGTTTGAATCCTCGGCATGTCCGATGGGCTGCCCGACAGCGGCTCGGCCGGCATGTCGAGCCAGCGCGACAGCCTCGGCACGGCGCGACTCAGCGGGTGTTGAATCTTGGCGGTGTTGAACGCGCCCCAGGTGTAATCCGCTAGCTTGGCGCCATCGGCGGTCGCTTCGTCAATCTGTTGATCGACAACCGATAAGATTTGTTCGTCCCAACTCTTGAACTTTGGGTTGAGCAGGTGCGCCGGCTTCTCGCTGACCAGTCGCCATGCCGGTCCTTCTGAAAACTCCAGCCGCGACAGCTTGAAGTCGGGCTTTACCGCGCGGCAGCGCGCCGTGACAGGCTCGAATATCTCGTCCGTCACGGCAATCCGAAATTCTCGCACCAGCCGATAGCCCACCGAGTCGACCGCTGCCCGCGCGCCCCACTTTTCGACGAAGTCTCGATACTCCTGTCGCTCGGGCCGGTTGGCGACCGCCTCGCTGTTCAAGGTGTCGAGCAGCAACTTCTGCCAGCGCTCCAAGAATGGCGCGCGATCATCAAGCTGAATCTTCAGCATGTCCGCTTCGCTGGCCTTGTCGATTGCCAAGAGATCGTCGCGAATTTGCTTGGCTCGCGCCCCCAGGTCGTAGCCGCCGTCGCCCAACGTCTTGTACATGTCGCCGCTCACCACGCGCGCGTTGGCGGTCCAGATGCGTCCCTCCGGCGGCGCCACCACCTTGGGATACTCCTCCGGTTCCAGCCAGCCATCCCAGCGGCGCGTGCCATCGGCCCAAGAGCCGGGCAGTCGGCCATCGAACCCCACGCGCCGCGGCATCCGCCCCATGATCGTCCAGCCAATGCGGCCGTCTTTGTCCGCCACGGTGAAGTTCTGCGCCGGCGATCCACACTGGTTGGCGATCCGCATCGCCTCTTCCAGAGTCTTTGCCCGTTCCAGGCTCATGAGGTGCAGATTCACCCCCTCGGGATCATGCGCCACCCAGCGCTGCGCTCGCGACCTCCCCTGACTGTCCTTGTCAATGATCGGTCCCCAGATGGTCGACACAATTTCGAGCGTCTCGCTGGGTTGACCCGCCACCGCGATCGTCTCTTGGTGATGCTCGTACTTGCGTGGACCGTCGGGCGTGAGATACGACTCGGGATCGTTCGGGTCGGGTTCGATCACCACCAAATCGACCCAATCCCCCTCGCTGTTTGTGAATCCCCAGGCCACATGCCCGTTGCTGCCGACCACAATGGCGGGCGCGCCCGGCAGTGTCACGCCAGTGATACTGTTTTCGCCGCCGTTCTCATCGGGCCATACAAACCTCGCGCGATACCAAATGTTGGGCACGGCGATTCCCAGGTGCATGTCGTCCGCCACAATCGCGCCGCCATGCTTGGTGTGCGTTCCCGCCACCGCCCAATTGTTGCTCCCCAGGTGCGCGCCAAAATGGCGGTCGGGGTCGTTCCAGTTAAAGATCGACAAGGCGGGCTGCGGCCTTTCAACGAGCGCCACCGCTTTGACGATCGGTTCTTGGCGCAAGTCAAACACCTCCGGTCCCGGAATTGCTGGCGTGGCAAACACTTCGCCATCCAGCGGCGCGTCCCATTCGGTGCCGCGCGGCGCCAGAAAGTCGGCCATCTCCCCCGGCAGGGTCGCCGCCAGCAAGCTGTGCGCAGCCTCGTGTCGGGCATCACTTCCTTGCAGATCGAGATACATCGAAAACGACACCAACACTGTGTCCTCGGAGGTCCATGGCTTGGGCGTGATCCCCATTGCCAGGTATTCAAACGGCAAGTTGCCCAAGGCCGCCAAGCCGTCGTTCACGCCGCGCGTATACACCTCGCCAATTGCTCGCTCCTCGGGCGACGCCGCTTCCACCACGGCCTTCGACACCTGCCGAAATCGATGGATGCGCACTTCGCGATCATGATCCACCAGCGCCGGGCCGATCATCTCGGCCAACTCGCCCGCCGAATTGCGTCGCAACAAATCCATCTGAAAGTAACGCTCCTGCCCATGCAGAAAGCCTACCGTGTACGCCAGGTCTTCGCGGTTCTTGGCGCGGATGGTCGGCACTCCCAGCCCGTCGCGCTCCACCACCACCTGCTCGCGCAGACCGGGCAGCAGGAGTTCGCCGTCAAGCTGTGGCAAACTGCTGGCGACTTGCCTTCGCACCCACCAGGCCCCCGTGGCCACCGCAGCCAACAGCAGTACCAGCACAATCAACGAGCCGCGGATCAAAAACTTCCGCATGATACGAGCGCTCCCAAGCTTCGGTAGACGATTACGACAACAACTCCCCCTAGCTGAGACAGATAGTTTGCGCTCGTCCGCCCCAAAAGGGAAACATTTGTCCGGCGCCTTGTGGAAAGGGCCTCTTGCAACCTCGTCTACACATGTCATCCTAAAACCCTCGGGGCAGGCCCTTTGCTGGCCCCAGGCGTCAAGGAATGTCGAATTGATCACGCGCATCGAACTGCGCAACTTCATGTCGCACGAGCACACGGTGATCGAGCCCGCCGCCGGGCTTACCGTGATCGTGGGCCCCAACAACTGCGGCAAGAGCGCGCTGGTGGCCGCCCTCAAAGTGCTCTGCCAGAACGGGCGAAACAAGCACGTCGTTCGCCACGGCGCCAAGGAATGTTCGGTTGAGGTGCATACCAGCGACGGTCATAAGATTCGCTGGCGGCGCCGCAACGATTCGACCAGCTACTTAATCGACGATACGCCGTTCGATCGCCTCAAGACCGGCATTCCCGACCAGTTGCACCAACTGCTACGCCTGCCAGAGGTGCCGGTCAGCGACAAAGAGTCGTTCGATATTCATTTTGGCGAACAAAAGGCGCCGCTGTTTCTGATCAATTCACCGGCGTCGCACGCCGCGCAATTCTTCGCCTCGTCGTCCGACGCCAGTCGTTTGGTCGAAATGCAGCGCCTCCATCGCGAACGCAGCCAAGAAAAGCAACGCGAGAAAAAGCTGCTCGAACAACGTTCGCTGGCCCTGAGCGCCGAGTTGGAGACGCTTGAACCGGCTGTCGATCTGGAAGCGCGCGTTGAGTCGCTTGAGGCCGAACATCGTCAACTGGTCGCACTGCAAACGCGGGTTGACGCTGCCGCCGTCGCCTTGCGGACGTTGCAGGTTCACTCCCTTCGCACAGATCAACTCGATCAACATGTCACTTCACTTGCGCCGCTGGCGTCCCCGCCAATCCTCGCCGACACGGGCGTACTGGCCGCGCTCTGTGCTGCCCTGCACGCCGCGGATCGGAACTGCCAGCTTGCCGCGCAGCGTTCCGCGGCGCTGGACGCTGTCGCGGCGCCGCCAGAATTGGCCGACGAAGTCCCGCTGCAAACTCTCGCGACGAATATCGGCAAGCTAGCGCGCCAATCAAGCCGCTTGGCCGATCTGTCAGCGGCCGCCGTTCAATTGTCGCCTCCTCCACCGCTGGAAGACGTCCTCGCGCTGGAACGATTGATTCAACATTTGACGGTTGCGCAGCGCAACGAACATAGCGATCGGCAGCGTGAGTCGGTCTTGCGGTCGCTCACCGAGCCGCCGGCAACGTCCGACGAGGTCGCCTTGGCGGGCCTGATCTCGGCGATGAGGGATGCCGGGCGTCTTGCCAGCCAGCACGCCAGCCAGCTTGACATCGTTAGCAGAGTCGAGCCACTGCCGGCGCTAGCCGATCCCAGCGAGATCGCGCGACACTTGGACCACTGGAGTCAGGCGACCGTCGCGCTCGCCGAGTTGGAATCCGTGCTCGCCGAGTCCGCGGCCGACCTGGCCGCCGCCGCCGATGATCTGCGCCGCTGGGCCGCCGATCAAGGCGTGTGCCCCACCTGCGGCTCGCCGATCGATGGTGATGCGCTCCTTGCCAGCGCGGCCAGCGGCCGCCCGGAGCATCAGCATGGCTGAGCGCGACTATCAGGGACTGTTATTGATTGGCGACCCGCATCTCGAAGGCCGCGTGCCCGGCCACCGCAAGGACGAATACCCGCGCGTCATTCTCGATAAGCTCGCCTGGTGCCTCGACTACGCGCGTGGCGAGCGGCTGCTGCCGATCATCCTGGGCGACCTGTTCGACAAACCGCGCGACAACCCCACGTGGATGATCGGCGAACTGCTGTCGCTGTTCACCGGCGAGATCATCGGCCTGTACGGCAACCACGACTGCGCCGACCCTGCCCTCTGCGACCACGATTCGCTTAGCTTGTTGGTGCGCGCCGGTCGCCTGCGGTTAGTCGACGAAGCGTCCCCCTGGCGCGGCGAGATGAATGGCCGCTCGGTGGTGGTTGGCGGCTCCTCCTACCGCTGTCCCTTACTTAAGCAGTTTGACCCCCAGCGCAACGGCGACGCCGCACCGCCGCTGGTGGTGTGGCTGGCGCATCACGACATCTTGATCCCGGGCTACGACGCCGGGCGCGTCGTGCCGGTCGAAATTCCGGGCGTCGATCTGGTGGTGAATGGCCACATCCACCGTCGTCTCGAAGATATTCAAACCGGCGGCACGCTCTGGCTCACGCCCGGCAACATTAGTCGCCGCTCCCGCAGCGACGCCACCTGTGATCACACGCCCGCCGTGTTGCGCATCGACGTGAGCAAGGAGGCGTATCTTTGCTCGCATATCGAAGTGCCGCATCGGCCGTTCGACGAGGTCTTTCATCCGGCGGTGGCCGACGACGCGCCGGTCGACAGCCAATCGGCGTTTGTCGCCGGGCTGGCCGAATTGCAGGCGCGCCGCACCGCCAGCGGCGCCGGCTTGATCGACTTCTTGAAGCAGAACGTCGCTACCTTGGAAGGCGATGTCGCCGCCGAAATTCTCTCCCTGGCAAACGAGGTCACAGCACATGAGTAAGCGGGCCGCTACGCAATCCACCGCGCCGCCGAGCGCCGAACAACCCCAGAGTATGGAGCAGTTGCAAGATCGCTATCAGCGGCTGCATCGCAAGAAGATCGAAACCGAAACCGAGCTCAAGACCGCTCGCCGCCGTCTCGACGAGCTACAGGCCGAAGCCCGCGAAAAGTACGGCACCGACGATCTGGCCGCGCTGCAAGAAAAGCTGGCCGAGATGAAGTCCGAAAACGAGGCCAAACGCGCCGAGTATCAAAAGTCGCTCGATCAGATCGACGCCGACCTGTCTGAAGTCGAGTCGCGATTTGCCGCGACCGAAGCCGATCCGGCGGCCGAGGGCGCCCCCTCGTGACCACGCCCCAACTGTTGCCTACCGCTCCGCAAGCGGCGCGCAAACGCGTCGATCGCCTGGTCGCCGCGCGCGAGCAGCGCGTCCGCGAATCGCGCCGGTTGGCAAAACAATTCGACGAGCTGAACCGCTATCTGGAACTGGCGCCCAAAGTCTCCGAGGCGCTCGAAAAGATCAGCGAGCAACTATTTCAACAATTGCTGCGCGTCGTTGAGGAAAAACTCACCATCGCGCTCTCCGAGGTCTTGGAGCAGCCCATTCGACTCCGCGCCGAGGCGGGCTTCAAACACAAGGCCGCGTCGGTCGAGTTCTGGATCGAGCGCGACGGCAACAAAGAAGACATCATGCAAGGGCAGGGGGGCTCCGTCGCCAATATCCTCAGTGTGGGCCTGCGGATGTTCGCCTTGGCCACCCTCGACGATACTCTCCACCGTCGCTTTCTCGTCCTCGACGAGCAAGATTGCTGGCTCCGCCCCGATCTCGTTCCCCGGCTGGTCAAGATCGTGCGCGACGCCGGCCAAGCGCTCGGCTTTCAGGTCATCATGATCAGTCACCACGACATTTCGATCTTCGAACAATACGCCGACAAGTTGATTCAGCTTGTGCCAACCGTCGACGGCGTCGAGGTGCGCGAGCGCGCGGTCGATCCGATCGAGAGCGATCGCAACTAGCGCCAGGGAAATTCCGCCGGCACGGCGGCGCCCGCCACAATCGGCCGCACGCGTGACCAGAACTCCCGCACGCGCGCCTTGACCAGATGCGCCTCGGCGCCGAGCACCTTATAGATCAGGCCGGCGTCGTTCGGCAGTCGGCTGGCCCCCGCCGCCCAACCCTCCTCAGGGCGCCACTCGGCCGGCGTCTCGGCAAAGATCGCGTCGGCGTGCGCCTTGGGGGTCAGCAGTAGCACGTTGCCAAACACATCGAACGCCCCCATGCTTCCCGGCTGCCGCAATTCGTTTCGCGCCGGCTCAATCAAGAACTTCTCCACGAACAACTCGCGCTCTTCGCGCGCCGCGCTGACCGTGGATGAAAACAAATCATACTGATACAACTCGCCGTCGCCATAATACTTGCGTCCGCCCATGATGATCTCGGAGTAGAGCAGCGTGGCCGAGGGCGCGATCGAAACGGTGGTGTGCGTGTGAAAACGCGCGTGCCGATGCGGAATCACTGGGTCGGGCAGATACTCGAGATACGCGCCGTCGGCCAGCGAGATGTGTTGCGACTGCGCGGCGAAGTTGGCGTCCATTTCATGGATCTTCGTCGCCGCTTGCGTAGTGACGTGCGCCTGGGCCCCGGCCGCCAGTTCCATTTCGATCTCGTAGCGATCCCCCTGCAAGATTCCCCCCGAGTTGGTGATGATGAACACGCACGGCAGGCCCGGCATTTCCTCATCCCAATACAGCGCGCGCTGCACAATAAGCGGCGCGCGGCGAAACGCCTCAGTCAAAACCGTCCGCTCGCCGCGTCGCTCAAACGCCAAGCGCAGCCAAGCGTTCTTGCCAAACGATCCGCTGGGCAATTGCGGTGGTTCGTCTTGATAAGGCGCCAATTCGCGCGCGCCGTCCCAGGGCCGCATGCGTCACCCCGTAGGCAGCTTCAAGTCGAACAGCACATTCTCGCGAATCAGGCTCACTAACTGCGGTATGCCTTCGCCCGTCTTGCAGTTGGTGAACACAAACGGCTTCTTGCCGCGCATCAGGCGCGAGTCGTGATCCATCACTTCCAGGCTGGCGCCAACGTGCGGCGCCAGATCGGTTTTGTTGATCACCAGAATATCCGACTGCGTGATGCCCGGCCCGTTTTTGCGCGGAATCTTGTCCCCCGCGCCCACGTCGATCACATAAATAAAGAAATCGACCAGCGCCGGGCTGAACGTCAACGTCAGGTTGTCGCCGCCGCTCTCAATCAACACCAGATCGGTGTCGGGAAAGCGCGACTCCATGTCCTCCACCGCCGCCAGATTCATGCTCGGGTCTTCGCGCACCGCCGTGTGTGGGCAGGCGCCCGTCTCCACGCCAAGGATCCGCTCCTCAATCAAGACTCCCTTGAGCGTGCGCTGCACATGCTTGGCGTCCTCGGTCGTCACCACGTCGTTGGTGATGATGAGCACCTTGACCCCCATTTCGATCAAAGTCGGCGCCATCGCCTCGATGATGGCCGTCTTGCCCGAGCCGACAGGCCCCCCCACTCCAATGCGCGTGATTTTCTTCATGGCAATTGCCTCTTGTTGCAAGATCTCTGGTCGGTGGCGAAGATAGTTCGCCTCAATTC includes:
- a CDS encoding penicillin acylase family protein codes for the protein MRKFLIRGSLIVLVLLLAAVATGAWWVRRQVASSLPQLDGELLLPGLREQVVVERDGLGVPTIRAKNREDLAYTVGFLHGQERYFQMDLLRRNSAGELAEMIGPALVDHDREVRIHRFRQVSKAVVEAASPEERAIGEVYTRGVNDGLAALGNLPFEYLAMGITPKPWTSEDTVLVSFSMYLDLQGSDARHEAAHSLLAATLPGEMADFLAPRGTEWDAPLDGEVFATPAIPGPEVFDLRQEPIVKAVALVERPQPALSIFNWNDPDRHFGAHLGSNNWAVAGTHTKHGGAIVADDMHLGIAVPNIWYRARFVWPDENGGENSITGVTLPGAPAIVVGSNGHVAWGFTNSEGDWVDLVVIEPDPNDPESYLTPDGPRKYEHHQETIAVAGQPSETLEIVSTIWGPIIDKDSQGRSRAQRWVAHDPEGVNLHLMSLERAKTLEEAMRIANQCGSPAQNFTVADKDGRIGWTIMGRMPRRVGFDGRLPGSWADGTRRWDGWLEPEEYPKVVAPPEGRIWTANARVVSGDMYKTLGDGGYDLGARAKQIRDDLLAIDKASEADMLKIQLDDRAPFLERWQKLLLDTLNSEAVANRPERQEYRDFVEKWGARAAVDSVGYRLVREFRIAVTDEIFEPVTARCRAVKPDFKLSRLEFSEGPAWRLVSEKPAHLLNPKFKSWDEQILSVVDQQIDEATADGAKLADYTWGAFNTAKIQHPLSRAVPRLSRWLDMPAEPLSGSPSDMPRIQTQSAGASQRMAVSPGRESEGYFHMPCGQSGHPLSPHYGDGHAAWAHGEKTPFLPGKTVNTLVLKPAKS
- a CDS encoding PQQ-like beta-propeller repeat protein; this translates as MPSRIAVATVALLSLVTLPALAENWPQFRGPNAAGLPEGTHLATDWGPNQNIAWKVDLPGAAWSQPIAWGDRIYLTTAVTEDQSMPAVGQAGGGRRAGSRSEATTPKSAADDPETKADSKADKPRERSGRGNPHGSVGQSDKVFQWHVLCLDRKTGKVLWDQTAHEGKPTLPIHRTNTYASETPVTDGERVYAYFGMTGLYCYDMEGKLLWKKDLGNFPMMFGWGTGSSPALYEDRLFIQCDNERESFLVALDKRSGDELWRVEREEKSNWSTPFIWKNKARTELVTAGGRQMRGYDPADGKLLWEMAGVRGRCSATPVASDELLYLGVGGGPGGLGPLVAVKAGASGDISIGKEETSNAGVAWKIQRSGPPMASPLLYENCLYILDQGGGIVGCYDAATGKEHYRQRIDGARSFTSSPWGYDGKVFCLDEDGQTFVLAPGPELKVLDTNKLDDTFWSSVAVAGDLLLLRGVDALYAIGPKAN
- a CDS encoding DNA repair protein, with the protein product MTTPQLLPTAPQAARKRVDRLVAAREQRVRESRRLAKQFDELNRYLELAPKVSEALEKISEQLFQQLLRVVEEKLTIALSEVLEQPIRLRAEAGFKHKAASVEFWIERDGNKEDIMQGQGGSVANILSVGLRMFALATLDDTLHRRFLVLDEQDCWLRPDLVPRLVKIVRDAGQALGFQVIMISHHDISIFEQYADKLIQLVPTVDGVEVRERAVDPIESDRN
- a CDS encoding urease accessory protein UreD — translated: MRPWDGARELAPYQDEPPQLPSGSFGKNAWLRLAFERRGERTVLTEAFRRAPLIVQRALYWDEEMPGLPCVFIITNSGGILQGDRYEIEMELAAGAQAHVTTQAATKIHEMDANFAAQSQHISLADGAYLEYLPDPVIPHRHARFHTHTTVSIAPSATLLYSEIIMGGRKYYGDGELYQYDLFSSTVSAAREERELFVEKFLIEPARNELRQPGSMGAFDVFGNVLLLTPKAHADAIFAETPAEWRPEEGWAAGASRLPNDAGLIYKVLGAEAHLVKARVREFWSRVRPIVAGAAVPAEFPWR
- a CDS encoding metallophosphoesterase, which translates into the protein MAERDYQGLLLIGDPHLEGRVPGHRKDEYPRVILDKLAWCLDYARGERLLPIILGDLFDKPRDNPTWMIGELLSLFTGEIIGLYGNHDCADPALCDHDSLSLLVRAGRLRLVDEASPWRGEMNGRSVVVGGSSYRCPLLKQFDPQRNGDAAPPLVVWLAHHDILIPGYDAGRVVPVEIPGVDLVVNGHIHRRLEDIQTGGTLWLTPGNISRRSRSDATCDHTPAVLRIDVSKEAYLCSHIEVPHRPFDEVFHPAVADDAPVDSQSAFVAGLAELQARRTASGAGLIDFLKQNVATLEGDVAAEILSLANEVTAHE
- the ureG gene encoding urease accessory protein UreG is translated as MKKITRIGVGGPVGSGKTAIIEAMAPTLIEMGVKVLIITNDVVTTEDAKHVQRTLKGVLIEERILGVETGACPHTAVREDPSMNLAAVEDMESRFPDTDLVLIESGGDNLTLTFSPALVDFFIYVIDVGAGDKIPRKNGPGITQSDILVINKTDLAPHVGASLEVMDHDSRLMRGKKPFVFTNCKTGEGIPQLVSLIRENVLFDLKLPTG
- a CDS encoding ATP-binding protein codes for the protein MITRIELRNFMSHEHTVIEPAAGLTVIVGPNNCGKSALVAALKVLCQNGRNKHVVRHGAKECSVEVHTSDGHKIRWRRRNDSTSYLIDDTPFDRLKTGIPDQLHQLLRLPEVPVSDKESFDIHFGEQKAPLFLINSPASHAAQFFASSSDASRLVEMQRLHRERSQEKQREKKLLEQRSLALSAELETLEPAVDLEARVESLEAEHRQLVALQTRVDAAAVALRTLQVHSLRTDQLDQHVTSLAPLASPPILADTGVLAALCAALHAADRNCQLAAQRSAALDAVAAPPELADEVPLQTLATNIGKLARQSSRLADLSAAAVQLSPPPPLEDVLALERLIQHLTVAQRNEHSDRQRESVLRSLTEPPATSDEVALAGLISAMRDAGRLASQHASQLDIVSRVEPLPALADPSEIARHLDHWSQATVALAELESVLAESAADLAAAADDLRRWAADQGVCPTCGSPIDGDALLASAASGRPEHQHG